From Virgibacillus ihumii, the proteins below share one genomic window:
- a CDS encoding aminotransferase class V-fold PLP-dependent enzyme produces MKDIFNQTRQKFPILKNKIQASSCSQSALHTDVKQSIENYVKSWETYGMDWGSWMQACEDARSEFAKMINADISEVAIVSSVSHGISSIATSFQNTNKKSIAVTDFDFPTVGHIWLSQSDKYNINFIESNEEGLVSIDAYNKSVDNDTFIVSTSHVSFYNGFKQDLKKVGEAVHDKGAYLFVDAYQSLGQCKIDVKEMDIDMLTAGLQKYALGTPGIAFLYVKGDLTKNLTPKVTGWFGQNNPFAFDIKNIDYAKKTKRFDTGTYPMINGFSAATALKIINSLEVSAIESYLQELSSVAIEEAEKHGLTVKSPKSTKEKGSNTAIYVQNASEVEQQLAEKGIIVSARNDVIRIAPHFYNTEYEIKLIVKALADLI; encoded by the coding sequence ATGAAAGATATATTTAATCAGACAAGACAAAAGTTTCCTATTCTAAAAAATAAAATACAGGCCTCCAGCTGTTCTCAAAGTGCATTGCATACTGATGTGAAACAGTCCATTGAAAATTATGTGAAGTCCTGGGAGACATATGGAATGGACTGGGGAAGCTGGATGCAGGCTTGCGAGGATGCCCGTTCCGAATTTGCTAAAATGATCAACGCTGACATAAGCGAAGTGGCAATTGTATCAAGTGTTTCGCACGGTATATCAAGTATAGCAACAAGTTTCCAAAATACAAACAAAAAGAGTATTGCAGTGACCGATTTTGATTTTCCAACAGTCGGACATATTTGGCTTTCCCAAAGTGATAAATATAATATTAATTTTATTGAATCAAACGAAGAAGGTCTAGTTTCTATTGATGCTTATAACAAATCGGTTGATAACGATACATTTATTGTTAGCACTTCACATGTTTCGTTCTACAATGGATTTAAACAGGATTTAAAGAAGGTTGGGGAGGCAGTGCATGATAAGGGAGCATACCTTTTCGTGGATGCATATCAGTCACTGGGGCAATGTAAGATCGATGTCAAGGAAATGGATATTGATATGCTTACTGCCGGCTTACAAAAATATGCTCTGGGAACACCAGGGATTGCTTTTTTATATGTAAAGGGAGACTTAACGAAAAATCTTACTCCAAAAGTCACTGGATGGTTTGGACAAAATAATCCATTTGCGTTTGATATAAAAAACATTGATTATGCCAAAAAAACTAAACGTTTTGATACAGGGACATATCCAATGATCAATGGTTTCTCGGCAGCTACAGCATTGAAAATTATTAACTCTTTGGAAGTGTCAGCAATTGAGAGTTATTTGCAAGAGTTGTCAAGTGTTGCAATAGAGGAAGCGGAAAAGCATGGTTTGACAGTCAAAAGTCCGAAAAGCACAAAAGAAAAGGGTTCCAATACAGCTATTTACGTCCAAAATGCGTCTGAAGTGGAACAACAACTTGCCGAAAAAGGCATAATTGTGTCTGCTCGTAATGATGTTATTCGCATTGCACCGCATTTTTATAACACTGAATACGAAATTAAGTTGATTGTTAAGGCGTTGGCGGACCTAATATAA
- a CDS encoding Crp/Fnr family transcriptional regulator, which produces MNQLPESISPWMEYPSYDWTPIIKESDIYEYGINQHLYHQSDKIDTVFLVISGRVRQYLISADGQEKALAIAGTNCLIGENKTVDSDVYFESAVAVSKVKAASLSYNKFESILYNFPNLIKQYIDLLNRKIRLASVYNLELSYGSSVYRIYDAFYHLALNYGRQMDSGITILLKFTHQELANLVGTSRVTVAKTVNEMLKNRIITKDGKYYHIPDIDKLLPGV; this is translated from the coding sequence TTGAATCAGTTACCCGAATCGATTTCACCATGGATGGAATACCCTAGTTATGATTGGACTCCTATCATCAAGGAATCTGACATTTATGAATACGGCATTAACCAGCACCTTTATCATCAAAGTGATAAAATCGATACTGTTTTTCTTGTGATTTCCGGACGTGTAAGACAATATCTTATATCCGCCGATGGGCAAGAAAAAGCACTGGCCATTGCAGGAACAAACTGTTTAATTGGAGAAAATAAAACAGTTGATAGTGATGTGTACTTCGAAAGTGCTGTTGCAGTATCCAAAGTTAAGGCTGCGTCACTTTCGTATAATAAATTTGAAAGTATTTTGTACAACTTCCCTAATCTCATTAAACAGTACATTGATCTCTTGAACCGAAAGATTAGACTCGCATCCGTTTACAACCTTGAATTATCATATGGCAGTTCTGTATATCGCATTTATGATGCTTTTTATCATTTGGCTTTAAATTACGGACGACAAATGGACAGTGGGATCACAATACTACTTAAATTTACACATCAAGAACTTGCTAACCTGGTCGGAACAAGCAGGGTAACCGTTGCAAAAACTGTTAATGAAATGCTAAAGAATCGGATAATCACTAAAGATGGTAAGTATTATCACATCCCTGATATTGATAAATTGTTACCTGGAGTATAA